The DNA sequence AATCTGGAGTATTTGACGGAGACGTCGGGTTTGGATGATAGGTTTTGGGGATCGGATTTGGTGAAGAAGGATTTGAGCTTGTGAGCGAGGATTGAGCGCTTCAGCTTGAGCTTTTTGGACCAGGAAGTGGCGGTGCTTCGAATCGGTTGGTGATTGGTGAGGAAGGAGTTGATTTCGGTGGGCCATTCGAAGGCGGTGAGGTCGCAGCTGACTCGGCGAGATTCGGAGGGGGAGATGGATGGGGTGTTGGAGTTGGTGCAGGGGGCGGTGCGCAGAAGGTGTTGGACCATTTGCCTGCGAGGGGGGAGGTGGAGGGGGAGGAGTTTGCCTTTGTAGAAGAGTTCGTCGGCGGCGGATTCGTCGGGGGTGGGAGCGGAGAAGAATTGGAATTCGAACTCTTTCAGCTGTGGGGATTTGGAGGGGGAAGACGCCAGCTCCATGTTTATgtactcttcttcttcttcttcctctgccACCAAATTGGATCCCATCTTCTTCAGCCTGCTACTCTCCTTCCACtgtgtgtatatgtgtgtgtttgagtGAATTGCAGAGTAAATTTATGTGTGTGCGAAATT is a window from the Salvia hispanica cultivar TCC Black 2014 chromosome 1, UniMelb_Shisp_WGS_1.0, whole genome shotgun sequence genome containing:
- the LOC125214481 gene encoding probable membrane-associated kinase regulator 3 encodes the protein MGSNLVAEEEEEEEYINMELASSPSKSPQLKEFEFQFFSAPTPDESAADELFYKGKLLPLHLPPRRQMVQHLLRTAPCTNSNTPSISPSESRRVSCDLTAFEWPTEINSFLTNHQPIRSTATSWSKKLKLKRSILAHKLKSFFTKSDPQNLSSKPDVSVKYSRFGKRFATLMKRSGIDDHRRSFSGAISADFSTTTTNCSSSSSTASSSFNMSGLHELQFLRRSSSAAEIEVSINAAIAHCKKSMIHSSFPSS